One region of Clavibacter michiganensis subsp. tessellarius genomic DNA includes:
- a CDS encoding histidinol-phosphate transaminase: MVAYRQGKPAGEDDFKLSSNENPFDPLPSVLARIDRVRDVNRYPDAGATLLRTALAERFGVTVDHVHAGAGSVAILSQLITAAAGPGDEVVHAWRSFEAYPTLITVAGATGVPVPNLPDHSHDVDGMIQALTDRTRVVIVCTPNNPTGTLVTQEDLERLLAAVPRDVLVLLDEAYGEFVAPEHALDGMSLLADHPNLVVLRTFSKAYGLAGLRIGYAVGHPRILDAARSAAIPLSVTGHAQHAALASLEHEDELLERVAVLARDRDEAWRALTEQGWEVPRPHGNFVWLATGADTAEVESQLAAAGLVVRAFADEGIRVTIGEPASVRKLLNASAGIVRGLPEGHPARR, from the coding sequence ATGGTCGCCTACCGCCAGGGCAAGCCCGCCGGCGAGGACGACTTCAAGCTCTCGAGCAACGAGAACCCGTTCGACCCGCTGCCCTCGGTGCTCGCGCGCATCGACCGGGTGCGGGACGTGAACCGCTACCCGGATGCGGGCGCCACCCTGCTGCGCACCGCGCTCGCCGAGCGCTTCGGCGTCACGGTCGACCACGTGCACGCGGGTGCCGGGTCCGTGGCGATCCTCTCCCAGCTCATCACGGCGGCCGCGGGCCCGGGCGACGAGGTCGTGCACGCGTGGCGCTCCTTCGAGGCGTACCCCACGCTCATCACGGTCGCCGGCGCGACGGGCGTCCCCGTCCCGAACCTGCCGGACCACTCGCACGACGTCGACGGCATGATCCAGGCGCTCACCGACCGGACGCGCGTCGTCATCGTCTGCACGCCGAACAACCCCACGGGCACGCTCGTGACGCAGGAGGACCTCGAGCGCCTGCTGGCCGCGGTCCCGCGCGACGTGCTCGTGCTCCTCGACGAGGCCTACGGGGAGTTCGTCGCGCCCGAGCATGCCCTCGACGGCATGTCCCTGCTCGCCGACCACCCGAACCTCGTCGTGCTCCGCACCTTCTCCAAGGCGTACGGGCTCGCGGGCCTGCGCATCGGCTACGCGGTGGGGCATCCGCGGATCCTCGACGCGGCGCGCTCGGCCGCCATCCCGCTCTCGGTCACCGGCCACGCGCAGCACGCGGCGCTGGCATCGCTCGAGCACGAGGACGAGCTCCTGGAGCGCGTGGCCGTGCTCGCGCGCGACCGCGACGAGGCCTGGCGCGCGCTCACCGAGCAGGGCTGGGAGGTCCCGCGCCCTCACGGCAACTTCGTGTGGCTGGCGACCGGCGCCGACACCGCGGAGGTCGAGTCGCAGCTGGCCGCCGCCGGACTCGTGGTGCGCGCCTTCGCCGACGAGGGCATCCGCGTCACGATCGGCGAGCCCGCCTCTGTCCGGAAGCTACTGAACGCGTCGGCGGGAATTGTCCGGGGGCTGCCGGAGGGCCACCCGGCGCGCCGGTAG
- a CDS encoding alpha-ketoacid dehydrogenase subunit beta, with translation MPMAKALNAGLRRALEEDDRVLLMGEDIGPLGGVFRITEHLQRDFGARRVIDTPLAESGIVGTAIGLAMRGYRPVCEIQFDGFIYPAFDQITSQLAKITNRHEGAMRMPVVIRVPYGGHIGAIEHHQESPEAYFAHTPGLRVVSPSTPHDAYWMIQEAIQSDDPVMFFEPKARYRPKGEVDFSAPGIGLHESRVVRSGTDVTLVGHGAMVSMLLQAAELAAEEGTSVEVVDLRSLSPVDYGPILESVQRTGRLVVAQEAPGHVSVGSEIAATVTERAFYSLEAPVIRVSGFDAPFPPAKLETLYLPDADRILEAVDRSLAY, from the coding sequence ATGCCCATGGCGAAGGCGCTCAACGCCGGCCTCCGCCGCGCGCTCGAGGAGGACGACAGGGTCCTGCTCATGGGCGAGGACATCGGCCCGCTCGGCGGCGTCTTCCGCATCACCGAGCACCTGCAGCGCGACTTCGGCGCGCGCCGCGTCATCGACACCCCGCTCGCGGAGTCCGGCATCGTCGGCACGGCCATCGGCCTCGCGATGCGCGGCTACCGGCCCGTGTGCGAGATCCAGTTCGACGGCTTCATCTACCCGGCCTTCGACCAGATCACGAGCCAGCTCGCCAAGATCACGAACCGGCACGAGGGCGCGATGCGCATGCCCGTCGTCATCCGCGTGCCCTACGGCGGCCACATCGGCGCGATCGAGCACCACCAGGAGAGCCCCGAGGCGTACTTCGCGCACACCCCCGGCCTCCGCGTGGTCAGCCCGAGCACGCCGCACGACGCCTACTGGATGATCCAGGAGGCCATCCAGAGCGACGACCCGGTCATGTTCTTCGAGCCCAAGGCGCGCTACCGGCCGAAGGGCGAGGTCGACTTCTCGGCCCCCGGCATCGGCCTGCACGAGAGCCGCGTCGTCCGCTCCGGCACCGACGTCACGCTCGTCGGCCACGGCGCCATGGTGTCGATGCTGCTGCAGGCCGCCGAGCTCGCGGCCGAGGAGGGCACGAGCGTCGAGGTCGTCGACCTGCGCTCGCTGTCGCCCGTCGACTACGGCCCCATCCTCGAGTCCGTGCAGCGCACGGGCCGCCTCGTCGTCGCGCAGGAGGCGCCGGGCCACGTGTCCGTCGGCTCCGAGATCGCGGCCACCGTCACCGAGCGCGCCTTCTACTCGCTCGAGGCGCCGGTGATCCGCGTCTCCGGCTTCGACGCCCCGTTCCCGCCCGCGAAGCTCGAGACGCTGTACCTCCCGGATGCCGACCGCATCCTCGAGGCCGTCGACCGCTCGCTCGCCTACTAA
- a CDS encoding phage holin family protein produces MTRFLVRVVVNAVALWLTTLLVSGTTVTAYEPGDATATVLTYLLLGAIFGVVNGVIGTAIRIVAFPLYILTLGLIALVVNGLLFLLVGAISGGLGFGLTVDGFWWGVLGALLMAFFSWLVGLVLRPVTARA; encoded by the coding sequence ATGACCCGATTCCTCGTGCGCGTGGTCGTCAACGCGGTCGCGCTCTGGCTCACCACGCTCCTCGTCTCCGGCACGACCGTGACCGCCTACGAGCCGGGCGACGCGACGGCCACCGTGCTGACGTACCTGCTGCTCGGCGCGATCTTCGGCGTCGTGAACGGCGTGATCGGGACCGCCATCCGCATCGTGGCCTTCCCGCTCTACATCCTGACGCTCGGGCTCATCGCGCTCGTCGTGAACGGTCTGCTCTTCCTCCTCGTGGGGGCGATCTCGGGCGGTCTCGGCTTCGGCCTCACCGTCGACGGCTTCTGGTGGGGCGTGCTCGGCGCCCTGCTGATGGCGTTCTTCAGCTGGCTGGTGGGCCTCGTGCTGCGCCCGGTGACCGCGAGGGCCTGA
- a CDS encoding low molecular weight protein-tyrosine-phosphatase gives MGAPDSPDPTAPPVFRIAFVCTGNICRSPMAEVVFRDLVQRAGCADLVSVTSAGTGDWHVGEQADARTLAALERKGLSGSAHRAKQFDPGSLPELDLVVVFDRGQERILRQWARTEADRAKVHLLLSFDPPQAHLRDVPDPYYSDAARFDQVLDMIGRASRALLAQVEPGIRPPS, from the coding sequence ATGGGAGCCCCCGACTCTCCGGATCCGACGGCACCACCCGTCTTCCGGATCGCCTTCGTCTGCACCGGCAACATCTGCCGCTCCCCGATGGCGGAGGTCGTCTTCCGCGACCTCGTCCAGCGGGCCGGGTGCGCCGACCTCGTCTCGGTCACCAGCGCGGGCACGGGCGACTGGCACGTGGGCGAGCAGGCCGATGCCCGCACCCTCGCGGCGCTGGAGCGGAAGGGGCTGTCGGGATCCGCGCACCGGGCCAAGCAGTTCGACCCCGGATCGCTGCCGGAGCTCGACCTCGTGGTGGTCTTCGACCGCGGCCAGGAGCGGATCCTCCGCCAGTGGGCGCGCACGGAGGCGGACCGCGCGAAGGTGCACCTGCTGCTGTCCTTCGATCCTCCACAGGCCCACCTGCGGGACGTCCCGGACCCCTACTACTCCGACGCCGCGAGGTTCGACCAGGTCCTTGACATGATAGGTCGTGCCTCCCGGGCCCTCCTCGCGCAGGTGGAGCCCGGCATCCGTCCCCCCAGCTAG
- a CDS encoding dihydrolipoamide acetyltransferase family protein translates to MADSQFTLPDVGEGLIDAEIVSWRVQPGDRVALNQVIVEIETAKSLVELPSPFEGTVSGLLVQEGQTVEVGTPIIAIAQGSPGVSGPAETPAQMALPNETVIEDDTAIEDREPVAPPAPAAEETSGAVLVGYGTVGKVASRRRRAEPAAAPARPGASSPAAPAARAPRPASVPAASAVPIIAKPPIRKLAKDLEVDLAEVEATGLVGEITREDVIRTAQQASVFKNIETPEWPDAREDRIPVKGVRKVIAAAMVQSAFQAPHVSLFVDVDATRTMEFVKRLKASPDFAGVKVSPLLIMAKAMIWAVRRNPTVNSSWTDQEIIVRHYVNLGVAAATPRGLVVPNVKESQAMSLLELARALEQLTLTARDGKTSPADMSQGTITLTNIGVFGMDTGTPILNPGEVAIVALGTIKQKPWVVDGEVRPRFVTTIGASFDHRVVDGDVASRFLADVASIIEEPALLLE, encoded by the coding sequence ATGGCCGACTCCCAGTTCACCCTGCCCGACGTGGGCGAGGGCCTCATCGACGCCGAGATCGTCTCGTGGCGCGTGCAGCCGGGCGACCGCGTGGCGCTCAACCAGGTGATCGTCGAGATCGAGACCGCGAAGTCGCTCGTGGAGCTGCCGAGCCCGTTCGAGGGCACGGTCTCCGGGCTGCTCGTGCAGGAGGGTCAGACGGTCGAGGTGGGCACGCCCATCATCGCGATCGCGCAGGGCTCGCCCGGCGTCTCCGGTCCGGCGGAGACGCCCGCGCAGATGGCGCTGCCGAACGAGACGGTGATCGAGGACGACACGGCCATCGAGGACCGCGAGCCCGTGGCGCCGCCCGCGCCCGCCGCCGAGGAGACCTCGGGTGCCGTGCTCGTGGGCTACGGCACGGTCGGCAAGGTCGCGAGCCGCCGTCGCCGCGCCGAGCCCGCCGCGGCCCCCGCGCGTCCCGGCGCCTCCTCGCCCGCCGCCCCGGCGGCCCGCGCTCCGCGCCCCGCCTCGGTGCCCGCCGCGTCGGCCGTGCCGATCATCGCGAAGCCCCCGATCCGGAAGCTCGCCAAGGACCTCGAGGTCGACCTGGCGGAGGTCGAGGCCACCGGCCTCGTCGGCGAGATCACGCGCGAGGACGTCATCCGCACCGCCCAGCAGGCGAGCGTCTTCAAGAACATCGAGACGCCCGAGTGGCCGGACGCGCGCGAGGACCGGATCCCGGTCAAGGGCGTCCGCAAGGTCATCGCCGCGGCCATGGTGCAGAGCGCGTTCCAGGCGCCGCACGTGAGCCTGTTCGTCGACGTCGACGCCACCCGCACCATGGAGTTCGTCAAGCGCCTCAAGGCGTCCCCCGACTTCGCGGGCGTGAAGGTCTCGCCGCTCCTCATCATGGCGAAGGCCATGATCTGGGCCGTCCGCCGCAACCCCACGGTCAACTCCTCCTGGACCGACCAGGAGATCATCGTCCGCCACTACGTGAACCTCGGGGTCGCCGCCGCGACGCCACGGGGCCTCGTCGTGCCGAACGTGAAGGAGTCGCAGGCCATGTCGCTGCTGGAGCTCGCCCGCGCGCTCGAGCAGCTCACGCTCACGGCCCGCGACGGGAAGACGAGCCCGGCGGACATGAGCCAGGGCACCATCACGCTGACGAACATCGGCGTCTTCGGGATGGACACGGGCACGCCGATCCTCAACCCGGGCGAGGTCGCGATCGTCGCGCTCGGCACGATCAAGCAGAAGCCGTGGGTCGTCGACGGCGAGGTGCGTCCGCGCTTCGTCACGACCATCGGCGCGAGCTTCGACCACCGCGTGGTCGACGGCGACGTGGCGAGCCGCTTCCTGGCGGACGTCGCGAGCATCATCGAAGAGCCCGCGCTGCTCCTGGAGTGA
- a CDS encoding metal ABC transporter solute-binding protein, Zn/Mn family: MNRRPLTALLAASLLAVPLAGCASGSASSSGDATASASGGTLEVVASTDVYGDIAKQIGGDDVKVTSIIDSPDKDPHEYQATSRDQLTLSTADVVIQNGGGYDDFVDTMIQALPGGKSPVLLNAVDISGFDQKPAEGELNEHVWYDVPTMKKLAEEIEQAFSKADASGASTFEANEQAFTAKLDGIASAEAAAKPAGTGKGVAITEPVPLYLTSAMGLENRTPDEFSEAIEEGTDVPADVLKETLALFAEKKVAALVYNAQTTGATTDQVVAAAKAAGVPVVPVTETLPADLPAGSGYVEWMTANVDAVASAIKGS, translated from the coding sequence ATGAACCGACGCCCCCTCACCGCCCTGCTCGCCGCCTCGCTCCTCGCCGTCCCGCTCGCGGGTTGCGCATCCGGATCCGCCTCCTCCTCCGGGGACGCGACGGCGTCCGCGTCCGGCGGCACGCTCGAGGTCGTGGCCTCGACCGACGTCTACGGCGACATCGCGAAGCAGATCGGCGGCGACGACGTGAAGGTGACGTCGATCATCGACAGCCCCGACAAGGACCCGCACGAGTACCAGGCCACGTCGCGCGACCAGCTCACGCTCTCGACCGCCGACGTCGTGATCCAGAACGGCGGCGGCTACGACGACTTCGTCGACACGATGATCCAGGCCCTCCCCGGCGGCAAGAGCCCCGTCCTCCTCAACGCGGTCGACATCTCGGGCTTCGACCAGAAGCCCGCCGAGGGCGAGCTGAACGAGCACGTCTGGTACGACGTGCCCACGATGAAGAAGCTCGCCGAGGAGATCGAGCAGGCGTTCTCGAAGGCCGACGCGTCCGGCGCGTCCACCTTCGAGGCCAACGAGCAGGCGTTCACCGCGAAGCTCGACGGCATCGCCTCCGCCGAGGCCGCCGCGAAGCCCGCCGGCACCGGCAAGGGCGTCGCCATCACCGAGCCCGTGCCGCTGTACCTGACGAGCGCCATGGGCCTCGAGAACCGCACGCCGGACGAGTTCAGCGAGGCCATCGAGGAGGGCACCGACGTCCCCGCCGACGTGCTGAAGGAGACGCTCGCGCTCTTCGCGGAGAAGAAGGTCGCCGCGCTCGTCTACAACGCGCAGACCACGGGCGCCACGACCGACCAGGTCGTTGCCGCCGCGAAGGCCGCCGGCGTCCCGGTCGTGCCGGTCACCGAGACGCTGCCCGCCGACCTGCCCGCGGGCAGCGGGTACGTTGAGTGGATGACCGCCAACGTCGACGCCGTGGCCTCCGCCATCAAGGGATCGTGA
- a CDS encoding metal ABC transporter permease, whose product MIHLLADAGDVWSRLFDFSDYGALVALLRNSIIAGAVLGVVGGLIGVFVMTRDLAFAVHGVSELSFAGAAAALLLGVNVVGGSLVGSLVAAVAIGVLGTRAKDRNSIIAVIMPFGLGLGILFLALYDGRASNKFGLLTGQIVSVDNPQLGYLVAISAVVILGLAVVWRPLMFASVDPDVAAARGIPVRLLSIVFMVLLGLGTAVSIQIVGALLVLSLLVTPAAAAMRVSSTPRVVVSLSVLFALTSIVGGILLALGSSIPISPYVTTISFAIYLVCRGVDALQARTGTSGGTRTLSGRGGSPAGRARA is encoded by the coding sequence GTGATCCACCTCCTCGCCGACGCGGGCGACGTCTGGTCGCGTCTGTTCGACTTCTCCGACTACGGCGCGCTCGTCGCGCTGCTGCGGAACAGCATCATCGCGGGCGCCGTGCTCGGCGTCGTCGGCGGCCTCATCGGCGTCTTCGTGATGACGCGCGACCTCGCGTTCGCGGTCCACGGCGTGAGCGAGCTCTCGTTCGCCGGCGCCGCGGCCGCCCTGCTGCTCGGCGTGAACGTGGTCGGCGGATCCCTCGTCGGCTCGCTCGTGGCGGCCGTCGCCATCGGCGTGCTCGGCACCCGCGCGAAGGACCGCAACTCGATCATCGCGGTGATCATGCCGTTCGGCCTGGGCCTCGGGATCCTCTTCCTCGCGCTCTACGACGGGCGCGCGAGCAACAAGTTCGGCCTGCTCACGGGCCAGATCGTCTCCGTCGACAACCCGCAGCTGGGCTACCTCGTCGCGATCAGCGCCGTCGTCATCCTGGGGCTCGCCGTCGTCTGGCGGCCGCTGATGTTCGCGAGCGTCGACCCCGACGTGGCGGCCGCGCGCGGCATCCCCGTGCGCCTGCTCTCGATCGTGTTCATGGTGCTGCTCGGGCTCGGCACCGCGGTCTCCATCCAGATCGTCGGCGCGCTGCTCGTGCTCTCGTTGCTGGTCACGCCGGCGGCCGCCGCCATGCGCGTCTCCTCGACCCCGCGGGTGGTCGTCTCGCTCAGCGTGCTGTTCGCGCTGACGAGCATCGTGGGCGGGATCCTCCTCGCGCTCGGCAGCAGCATCCCCATCAGCCCGTACGTCACCACCATCTCGTTCGCGATCTACCTGGTCTGCCGCGGGGTCGACGCCCTCCAGGCGCGCACCGGGACGTCGGGCGGGACGCGTACCCTGTCGGGGCGGGGAGGATCGCCCGCCGGGAGGGCACGGGCATGA
- a CDS encoding thiamine pyrophosphate-dependent dehydrogenase E1 component subunit alpha has product MPESDVTVQLLTPAGELAPSDSAEEFLPYFERLTEDDHRGFLRDMRLTRAFDLEATNLQRQGHLGLWAPSTGQEAAQVGSGRATRPQDHVFPAYREHGVALIRGIDPVDIVRLMRGVTHGGWDPAVGNFHLYTLVIGSQALHATGYAMGVAFDGDVATGDPDRDTAVIAYYGDGATSQGDVSEAFVFAASFQTPQVFFLQNNHWAISVPVATQSRTPLYLRSRGFGVPSTQVDGNDVFASYAVTAKHLDDARNGGGPSFIEALTYRVGAHTSSDDPTKYRTDEELQGWVAKDPIARLEAYLRNQGAPQSLFDGIDEEAKDLAADVRRRTIELTGPPLTGIFDHVYSDPHPVTAEQREWLERYEASLGGTR; this is encoded by the coding sequence ATGCCGGAAAGCGATGTGACGGTCCAGCTCCTGACCCCCGCGGGCGAGCTCGCACCGAGCGACTCCGCCGAGGAGTTCCTCCCGTACTTCGAGCGACTCACGGAGGACGACCATCGCGGCTTCCTCCGCGACATGCGCCTCACGCGGGCGTTCGACCTCGAGGCCACCAACCTCCAGCGCCAGGGCCACCTCGGCCTCTGGGCGCCGAGCACCGGCCAGGAGGCGGCGCAGGTCGGATCCGGTCGCGCCACCCGCCCGCAGGACCACGTGTTCCCCGCGTACCGCGAGCACGGCGTCGCGCTCATCCGCGGCATCGATCCGGTCGACATCGTGCGCCTCATGCGCGGCGTCACGCACGGCGGCTGGGATCCGGCGGTCGGGAACTTCCACCTCTACACGCTGGTCATCGGCTCGCAGGCGCTGCACGCCACGGGCTACGCGATGGGCGTCGCGTTCGACGGCGACGTCGCGACCGGCGACCCGGATCGCGACACCGCGGTCATCGCGTACTACGGCGACGGCGCCACCAGCCAGGGCGACGTGAGCGAGGCGTTCGTCTTCGCCGCGAGCTTCCAGACCCCGCAGGTCTTCTTCCTCCAGAACAACCACTGGGCGATCTCGGTCCCGGTCGCCACGCAGTCGCGCACGCCCCTCTACCTCCGCTCGCGCGGCTTCGGCGTGCCCAGCACGCAGGTCGACGGCAACGACGTGTTCGCGAGCTACGCGGTCACGGCCAAGCACCTGGACGATGCGCGCAACGGCGGCGGCCCGTCCTTCATCGAGGCGCTCACGTACCGCGTCGGCGCGCACACCTCGAGCGACGACCCCACGAAGTACCGCACCGACGAGGAGCTGCAGGGCTGGGTCGCGAAGGACCCGATCGCCCGCCTCGAGGCCTACCTGCGGAACCAGGGAGCGCCGCAGTCGCTCTTCGACGGGATCGACGAGGAGGCCAAGGACCTCGCCGCCGACGTCCGCCGCCGCACCATCGAGCTCACCGGCCCGCCGCTCACGGGCATCTTCGACCACGTCTACTCGGATCCGCACCCCGTCACCGCGGAGCAGCGCGAGTGGCTCGAGCGCTACGAGGCCTCGCTGGGAGGGACCCGATGA
- the purB gene encoding adenylosuccinate lyase: MSPLPPQVLSPLDGRYAPVVTELGEHLSEAGLNRARVHVEIEWLIHLTDRSLLSPSPFTDEQKAALRRVVAEFGQEQIDALARVEAVTRHDVKAVEYFVRDRLAELGLGHVAELTHFACTSEDINNLSYALVIDRAVREVWLPKLVSVVGALRERALLFRDDAMLSRTHGQPATPTTLGKELAVFVHRLERLRADVEDVEVLGKFSGATGTFAAHLAADADVDWPAESRAFVTSLGLVWNPLTTQIESHDWQAELYTRIAHVNRVLHNLCTDVWTYISMGYFRQIPQAGATGSSTMPHKINPIRFENAEANLELSDALLDSLASTLVTSRLQRDLTDSTTQRNVGVALGHSLLALDNIGRGLLEIDVDRALLAADLDANWEILGEAIQTVIRAEIVAGRSSISDPYAVLKELTRGKRVGRDEMRAFVSGLDIGDAAKARLLELTPAGYAGLASQLVDHIL; the protein is encoded by the coding sequence ATGAGCCCGTTGCCCCCGCAGGTGCTGAGCCCCCTCGACGGCCGCTACGCCCCCGTCGTCACCGAGCTCGGCGAGCACCTCTCGGAGGCGGGCCTCAACCGGGCGCGCGTCCACGTCGAGATCGAGTGGCTCATCCACCTCACCGATCGCTCCCTCCTCTCCCCCTCCCCGTTCACGGACGAGCAGAAGGCGGCGCTGCGCCGGGTCGTCGCGGAGTTCGGGCAGGAGCAGATCGACGCGCTCGCCCGCGTCGAGGCCGTCACGCGCCACGACGTGAAGGCCGTCGAGTACTTCGTGCGCGACCGCCTCGCGGAGCTCGGCCTCGGCCACGTCGCGGAGCTCACCCACTTCGCCTGCACGAGCGAGGACATCAACAACCTCTCCTACGCGCTCGTCATCGACCGCGCCGTGCGCGAGGTGTGGCTGCCGAAGCTCGTCTCCGTCGTCGGCGCCCTCCGCGAGCGGGCCCTCCTCTTCCGCGACGACGCGATGCTCTCCCGCACGCACGGCCAGCCCGCCACGCCCACGACGCTCGGCAAGGAGCTCGCGGTGTTCGTGCACCGGCTGGAGCGCCTGCGCGCCGACGTCGAGGACGTCGAGGTGCTCGGCAAGTTCAGCGGCGCCACGGGCACTTTCGCCGCGCACCTCGCGGCCGACGCCGACGTCGACTGGCCCGCCGAGTCGCGGGCGTTCGTCACGTCCCTGGGGCTCGTGTGGAACCCGCTCACCACGCAGATCGAGTCGCACGACTGGCAGGCGGAGCTCTACACGCGCATCGCGCACGTGAACCGGGTGCTGCACAACCTCTGCACCGACGTGTGGACCTACATCTCCATGGGCTACTTCCGGCAGATCCCGCAGGCGGGCGCCACCGGGTCGTCGACCATGCCGCACAAGATCAACCCGATCCGGTTCGAGAACGCCGAGGCGAACCTCGAGCTGTCGGACGCGCTGCTCGACTCGCTGGCGTCCACCCTCGTCACCTCGCGGCTGCAGCGCGACCTCACCGACTCCACCACGCAGCGCAACGTCGGCGTCGCGCTCGGGCACTCGCTGCTGGCGCTCGACAACATCGGACGCGGCCTCCTCGAGATCGACGTCGACCGGGCGCTGCTCGCGGCCGACCTCGACGCGAACTGGGAGATCCTTGGCGAGGCGATCCAGACGGTCATCCGCGCGGAGATCGTCGCGGGCCGCAGCTCCATCAGCGACCCGTACGCGGTGCTCAAGGAGCTCACGCGCGGCAAGCGCGTCGGCCGCGACGAGATGCGCGCGTTCGTGTCCGGGCTCGACATCGGCGACGCCGCCAAGGCGCGTCTCCTCGAGCTGACGCCCGCGGGCTACGCGGGGCTGGCGTCGCAGCTGGTCGACCACATCCTCTGA
- a CDS encoding metal ABC transporter ATP-binding protein, which yields MTGPAVLSLRDATLSFGARTLWSGLDLDVAPGEFVAVLGPNGSGKTSFLKSVLGAQRLTSGEMRFLDEPVRRGARRIGYIPQQKLITASTPVRARDLVGFGVTGHRWGLPLSRRAERARVDELLKAVGATAYADAPVAALSGGEQQRLRVAQALASDPRLLLCDEPLLSLDLAHQRVVSELIDRHRRDTDAAVVFVTHDVNPVLDMVDRVLYLVGGRFRIGTPDEVLDSEVLSSLYGTPVDVVRVRGRIVVVGSPDDPHDHHSHDDHAHDEHGDHGSHGVHADGSAGEPAADGRAA from the coding sequence GTGACCGGCCCAGCCGTCCTGAGCCTCCGGGACGCGACGCTGTCGTTCGGCGCGCGCACCCTCTGGAGCGGACTCGACCTCGACGTGGCGCCCGGCGAGTTCGTCGCGGTGCTGGGCCCGAACGGATCCGGCAAGACCAGCTTCCTCAAGTCCGTCCTCGGCGCCCAGCGCCTCACGTCGGGGGAGATGCGGTTCCTCGACGAGCCGGTGCGCCGCGGAGCGCGGCGCATCGGCTACATCCCGCAGCAGAAGCTCATCACCGCGTCGACCCCGGTGCGCGCGCGGGACCTCGTGGGCTTCGGCGTCACGGGCCACCGGTGGGGGCTGCCGCTCAGCCGCCGGGCCGAGCGCGCCCGCGTGGACGAGCTGCTCAAGGCCGTCGGGGCCACGGCGTACGCGGACGCGCCGGTCGCGGCCCTCTCGGGCGGCGAGCAGCAGCGGCTGCGCGTGGCCCAGGCGCTCGCGTCGGATCCGCGGCTCCTCCTCTGCGACGAGCCGCTCCTCAGCCTCGACCTCGCCCACCAGCGGGTGGTCAGCGAGCTGATCGACCGGCATCGCCGCGACACCGACGCCGCGGTCGTCTTCGTCACGCACGACGTCAACCCCGTGCTCGACATGGTCGACCGCGTCCTCTACCTCGTGGGCGGGCGCTTTCGCATCGGCACGCCCGACGAGGTGCTCGACTCCGAGGTGCTCAGCTCGCTCTACGGCACCCCGGTCGACGTGGTGCGCGTGCGCGGCCGCATCGTGGTGGTCGGCTCGCCCGACGACCCGCACGACCACCACTCGCACGACGACCACGCGCACGACGAGCACGGCGACCACGGGTCGCACGGCGTGCACGCCGACGGCTCCGCGGGCGAGCCCGCCGCCGACGGGAGGGCCGCGTGA
- a CDS encoding Fur family transcriptional regulator — protein sequence MKRNTWQREAVRQALDASSDFVSAQRLHARLHDAGSPIGLATVYRALGDLAAEGDADSLQSPDGEALYRTCATGGHHHHLICRVCGKTVEIAADAVESWAHDVAAQNGFTAPSHVVDVFGLCAECTRRAAEAAAAEVPADGTAEAPASA from the coding sequence ATGAAGCGGAACACGTGGCAGCGGGAGGCCGTGCGCCAGGCGCTCGACGCGTCGTCGGACTTCGTGAGCGCGCAGCGGCTCCACGCGCGCCTGCACGACGCGGGATCCCCGATCGGCCTGGCCACCGTGTACCGCGCGCTCGGCGACCTCGCGGCGGAGGGCGACGCGGACTCGCTGCAGTCGCCCGACGGCGAGGCGCTCTACCGCACGTGCGCCACGGGCGGCCACCACCACCACCTCATCTGCCGCGTGTGCGGCAAGACCGTGGAGATCGCGGCGGACGCGGTCGAGTCGTGGGCGCACGACGTCGCGGCGCAGAACGGCTTCACGGCGCCGAGCCACGTGGTCGACGTCTTCGGGCTCTGCGCGGAGTGCACGCGTCGCGCGGCCGAGGCCGCCGCCGCCGAGGTGCCCGCCGACGGCACCGCGGAGGCCCCCGCATCCGCATGA